The window TTCGCCTTCGACCGGCGCTCCCCGGCGCATCTGGCGCTGCTTGGCGGCATCGGCGCGGTGGTGGGGTTCATCTCCGGCCTGACCGGGGTGGGCGGTCCGGTGCTCTCGGTGCCGATCATGGTGGTGCTGGGCTTCGCGCCCATCACGGCCGTGGCCACCGGGCAGGTGATCCAGGTGGCTGCGGCGGGCTCGGGCACCGTGGGCAACCTGATCCACGGATTCATCGACTTCAGGGCCGCGTCCTGGCTGAGCGTGGTGCAACT is drawn from Fundidesulfovibrio soli and contains these coding sequences:
- a CDS encoding sulfite exporter TauE/SafE family protein — its product is FAFDRRSPAHLALLGGIGAVVGFISGLTGVGGPVLSVPIMVVLGFAPITAVATGQVIQVAAAGSGTVGNLIHGFIDFRAASWLSVVQLAGLVIGIRFAHSIRSRHLRTLVAVVCIGVGGFLLARSLGQMALLDWLDPRIN